One segment of Nomia melanderi isolate GNS246 chromosome 10, iyNomMela1, whole genome shotgun sequence DNA contains the following:
- the LOC116433230 gene encoding uncharacterized protein LOC116433230: MAPELCDRRFKSTSNILNEAASREDESREDLSARNRFRTYTFKDLRQERKYFAENVVQERKKSRNLIRRLIGSLERKNEECKADDEFFARYYRRNDYSDPNFDHSLGTQNSDFDDLVPEKPIVSSNRGNGSPDRCNDVRRFERGSVDLVDSRDLSTSEGILEDESFERRKDSKKRLDRKRSIKDFLGSMIKWRRSSAKETRHPFVSCDHLADKISAKKKDRKLLSRTSSLSAVDGCQKTLQSEKPKATIHPVYGGRRNEQLLEVLTRNKENWEVPAMESIVEELRMPTGIRRHSDMFFPTRGPRKE, from the exons ATGGCGCCCGAACTCTGCGACCGTCGTTTCAAGTCAACGTCGAACATCCTCAACGAGGCGGCGAGCCGCGAAGACGAGTCGCGGGAGGATCTCTCCGCGAGGAACCGCTTCAGGACCTACACCTTCAAGGATCTGCGACAGGAGAGGAAGTACTTCGCGGAGAACGTTGTCCAGGAGCGGAAGAAGTCGCGGAATCTCATCAGGAGGCTGATCGGCTCCTTGGAGAGGAAGAACGAGGAGTGCAAAGCGGACGACGAGTTCTTCGCCCGGTACTACAGGAGGAACGATTACTCGGATCCGAACTTCGACCATTCGCTCGGAACGCAGAATTCTGACTTCGACGATCTGGTTCCTGAAAAACCGATAGTTTCTAGTAACAGAGGAAATGGATCGCCTGATCGCTGTAATGATGTGCGACGATTCGAGAGAGGAAGTGTGGATCTCGTTGATTCACGTGATTTAAGTACTTCGGAAGGAATACTGGAGGATGAGAGTTTTGAACGGAGGAAGGACTCGAAGAAGAGGCTCGACCGGAAACGGTCCATCAAGGACTTCTTGGGGTCCATGATCAAATGGAGGAGGTCGAGCGCGAAGGAGACGCGTCATCCTTTCGTTTCCTGCGATCATTTAGCGGACAAGATCTCCGCGAAGAAGAAGGACAGGAAACTGCTGTCTAGGACCTCTTCGTTGAGCGCTGTCGACGGTTGCCAGAAAACTTTGCAG AGTGAAAAACCGAAGGCGACGATACACCCTGTTTACGGTGGGAGGAGGAATGAACAACTTTTAGAGGTCTTGACGAGGAATAAGGAAAACTGGGAAGTCCCTGCTATGGAAAGTATTGTGGAGGAGCTTAGGATGCCGACAGGAATTAGAAGGCATAGCGACATGTTTTTCCCAACTAGGGGACCTAGAAAAGAATAA
- the pink gene encoding WD40 repeat domain-containing protein pink: MQEFPYVLSEYEEINSLLYKPINSTQRIKYTCFNASPNYIVLGSTSGSIYLFSRKPCSLLQLIPLSEGAVSRVLISPDEKTIALATMRGVVCLVALKPVPKLIAVSAEHIDEQVNCLCWNDSSSEVYVGDWNGKISIMVLSIFTVNGMFQTPAYTLMDLDSAIVQLSFSSPLLLVSTITRCYICNTVQEHYKQVGNKARNGEFGACFYKTYLTENSNATTVQKEEKLVNKKRSFNFIPEGNSNEQVENIPQIFCARPGSRLWEVSANGVVMKTHQFKEALAVPPITICKSNLKKSLHQKQPDQTWTPQSINFSHLFVIAKKYLFSYTSRGLYILDPVSATVVLWNNEFPNISMAETVENRIYLMTSAGEFHCLTLSFLDSLILRLYNKKRYYECLEICLLHKVQLKKLVSGLEINKVCSMENKLQILNDDELSTLLHPLTNLLESNRKAIPKKLDSGIVVVNSGNSILNEEETFRHKSMSNCSSQNYEASGNIESREENETLAQQSAERANEIKRTEDANCNTAHEIENDEAPEAKEEVNPSTSAMQTIQGDLEAIYTLVGNIRQSMTEGELENIISDVDWRMNVIKDFYESLTDVKSFLYEILRSAELYYFNTLLENISMHLLQSTDNIHITKQIMKAFININAQNYRRCTCGSAYSINEVIEPKFLGVGRSLLKKFMNENKEQCVNLCNRVPYMWREYLPMYVEQNGVLMNDLLRQCLQIRDNVVLSIILPLLNSKHWNLLATYGKQTQEGQCLFCGKYIKHGNNETLELIEWTAVIHEIMKRQGPDFAMALLFKLEKAIPNVSIDKSVFQSLIFTKILYQHGMKRIINFTKSSLDSSEYNTMCSAKVQDELVEVLEKDLGKTVAKNIFGSGAHHWGMHYQNKFSTCPCCTLSLQTPVLLGNNGIAIFSCGHAYHVNCMIEKKLTTCNLHS, translated from the exons ATGCAGGAATTTCCGTACGTCTTATCAGAGTACGAGGAAATAAATTCGCTTCTTTACAAGCCCATCAATTCTACCCAACGGATCAAG TACACATGCTTCAATGCGTCTCccaattatattgtattaggCTCAACCAGTGGCAGTATCTACTTGTTTTCAAGGAAGCCATGTTCTCTTTTGCAATTAATACCGTTATCA GAAGGGGCAGTCTCTCGGGTTCTGATATCACCTGATGAAAAAACGATTGCACTAGCAACAATGCGTGGAGTTGTTTGTTTAGTAGCTTTAAAGCCTGTACCGAAACTGATAGCTGTGTCAGCTGAACACATAGATGAACAAGTTAACTGTCTTTGTTGGAACGATAGTAGCTCTGAAGTGTATGTTGGAGATTGGAAtggtaaaatttcaattatggTGCTGTCCATTTTTACG gtGAATGGTATGTTCCAAACACCAGCTTACACTTTAATGGATTTAGATTCAGCCATTGTGCAGCTCAGTTTCTCTTCACCATTATTATTAGTGTCAACCATAACGCGTTGTTATATATGTAACACGGTACAAGAACATTACAAACAAGTAGGAAACAAAGCGCGCAATGGGGAATTTGGTGCTTgcttttataaaacatatcTTACAGAGAACAGTAACGCTACAACTGTTCAAAAGGAGGAGAAACTAGTCAATAAAAAAcgttcttttaatttcattcccGAGGGAAACAGCAATGAACAAGTAGAAAATATTCCTCAAATCTTTTGTGCTCGACCAGGCTCTAGACTTTGGGAAGTGTCCGCAAATGGAGTGGTGATGAAAACTCATCAGTTCAAGGAAGCACTAGCTGTTCCACCTATAACGATATGCAAAtcaaatctcaagaaatctCTGCATCAGAAGCAACCGGATCAAACCTGGACACCGCAGTCCATCAATTTCTCACATTTATTCGTTATTGCTAAGAAGTATTTGTTTTCCTATACTTCTAGAGGCCTATATATACTTGATCCCGTGTCTGCCACCGTGGTACTATGGAACAACGAATTCCCGAACATAAGTATGGCAGAGACTGTGGAGAATAGGATATATTTAATGACATCTGCCGGGGAATTTCATTGTTTGACTCTGTCTTTCTTGGACTCCTTAATATTAAGACTGTACAATAAGAAAAGGTATTACGAATGTTTAGAAATATGTCTTCTGCACAAAGTACAACTGAAGAAGTTAGTAAGTGGCCTGGAAATCAATAAAGTATGCAGTATGGAGAACAAATTACAGATACTTAACGACGACGAGTTGTCAACGCTGTTACATCCTTTAACAAATCTTCTAGAATCGAATCGTAAGGCGATCCCAAAAAAATTGGACTCAGGTATTGTCGTTGTCAACTCTGGTAATTCCATTTTGAACGAAGAGGAAACTTTTAGGCACAAGTCTATGTCTAACTGCTCCTCGCAAAACTATGAGGCTTCCGGTAACATTGAATCAagagaagaaaatgaaacgttAGCTCAACAGTCAGCGGAACGcgctaatgaaattaaaagaactGAAGATGCCAATTGCAATACCGCGCATGAAATAGAGAATGACGAAGCGCCGGAGGCGAAGGAAGAAGTGAATCCGAGCACAAGTGCAATGCAAACAATACAGGGAGACTTAGAAGCTATATATACGTTAGTTGGTAATATTAGGCAATCTATGACCGAGGGAGAATTGGAGAATATAATATCAGACGTAGACTGGAGGATGAATGTCATCAAAGACTTCTACGAAAGTCTAACCGACGTGAAAAGCTTCCTGTACGAAATATTGAGGAGCGCAGAATTGTATTACTTCAACACTTTGttagaaaacatttctatgcACTTACTTCAATCGACggataatatacatattacaaagcaaataatgaaagcTTTTATTAACATAAACGCTCAGAATTATAGAAGGTGTACCTGTGGTAGCGCGTATTCAATAAATGAAGTAATAGAACCAAAGTTCCTGGGGGTCGGTAGATCCCTTCTTAAAAAgtttatgaatgaaaataaagagcAATGTGTAAATTTATGTAATAGAGTACCTTATATGTGGCGAGAGTATTTGCCAATGTACGTGGAGCAGAATGGTGTACTGATGAATGATTTGCTGCGTCAGTGCCTTCAGATTAGGGACAACGTTGTACTGTCCATTATTTTACCATTGTTGAATAGCAAACACTGGAACCTTTTAGCAACATATGGAAAGCAAACGCAGGAGGGACAGTGTTTATTCtgtggaaaatatataaaacacggAAACAATGAAACGTTAGAATTAATAGAATGGACTGCTGTGATACACGAGATTATGAAAAGGCAGGGACCTGATTTCGCCATGGCACTATTATTTAAGTTAGAGAAAGCTATACCAAACGTTTCTATTGACAAAAG TGTATTCCAATCACTCATATTTACAAAGATCTTGTACCAGCATGGTATGAAACGTATCATTAACTTTACCAAGAGCAGCCTTGATTCGTCTGAGTATAATACAATGTGTTCTGCAAAG GTTCAAGATGAATTGGTGGAGGTACTTGAAAAAGATTTAGGTAAAACGGTCGCCAAAAACATTTTCGGTAGCGGGGCTCATCATTGGGGAATGCATTATCAAAATAAGTTTTCTACGTGTCCCTGCTGCACTTTGTCTCTTCAGACACCGGTTTTATTAGGTAATAATGGAATCGCGATATTTAGTTGCGGTCATGCTTATCATGTGAACTGTATGATCGAGAAGAAACTTACAACGTGTAATCTTCATTCTTAa